The nucleotide window AGTTTTGCCATGGTTACGGCAATACATCCGCTTCCTGTCCCGATATCCAGAATGTTCGCTTCACCCGGGCCTCCCCTGCCGGAATAGCCGAGGGATTCCAGTGCCTGCTCCACAAGCAGTTCGGTTTCCGGACGGGGAATAAGAACCCGCTCATCTACACTGTACTCCAGCCCGTAAAAGCACTGCTCTCCAAGAATGTACTGCACCGGGCGCCCCTCAAGCCGCTGGCGGCAAAGAGCCCGGAAACGATCAAGCTCATCCTGGTAAACCGGTCTGCTGTAGTGCAGATAGAGTTCCAGGCGGCTCTTGCCTATAACGCTCCCAAGAAGCAGTTCCGCACTCAAACGAGGCTCATCAACATTTTTTTCCGAAAAAAACCCGGTTGTTCTCCTGAGCAGTTCAACAACCTGCCACTCTTTATATTCTTCCATCCCTCTCTGTTAATGCCGGTATGCACACTGCGCTTCCAAAACAGAGGCGGCTGTGCAATACCGGAGCAATTCGTTTTAAAAAAGTCATAAGAGAGGTAACATTACAAAAATTACATTAGCTTTTACCTATGATAGATACGATACCGCGCATAACCCGACCAACTGACACCCTTAACGCCACGATACGATGAAAAAAATCCTGCTTCTCCTCCTTATCATACTCTCTCTTTGCTCTGCAGCTCCGGCTTCTGCTGCAGCGAAATTTACCGGCGTCATGGATATGTCGCTTAAACTGCCGAGTGGTTCCGCACTGGTAACCTACACCTTCGGCAGCGGCACCCAGCGCATGGATATGCTCATGCGGATGAATAAAATACCCGAACCGCTGAAAACCTCCGTCATCACCAGAGCATCCAGTCCCGACCAGGCTTATATCATCAATCATGAAGCAAAAAACTACACAATAGTCAATCTCAAAACTGCTGCCGAAAACTCGCTGCTACTTGATTTTGACACCAACTATAAACTTGCACGGCTTGGAAAGCAGGTTATAAAAGGTTACACCTGCGAACATATCAGCCTGACCAGCACAACCGAAAAGCTCGAACTCTGGGTAACGCGGGATCTTGGTGATTTTTCGACATTCAGAATCCTTCAGTCGCAGAATCCGCGCCTCTCCAACACCTCACTTTCGCAAACTCTCAAGAACGCAGGCATAGAGGGATTTCCCGTCAGGATCATCCAGAAAAACGATAACGGTCTCTATGTGCTGGATCTCGTCAGGATCCAGCCGAAAGCGGTTGCGGCGTCCGAATTCGCTGTCCCGTCTGGATACGTAAAGGTTGAAAACAATCAAAAACCCCTCGGCACGCAGCAGAAAGCGCATCTTAAAAACCTTATGGAAAAAATGAAAAAGTTTGAAAAGTAGGTTGTATATTTTTCCATCTTTTTTTCAGTAATAGCAATCATTTACAGACACCGTGGCAGATAAAATCACAACCAGAACCGAGGACTATTCCCAGTGGTATATTGACCTTGTCCGTTCAGCAAAGCTTGCAGACTACTCCGATGTACGGGGCTGTATGGTCATCAGGCCGAACGGCTACGCGATCTGGGAGAAGATGCAGACCGCCCTTGACCGGATGTTCAAGGAAACCGGGCACGTCAATGCCTACTTCCCGCTCTTCATTCCCGAAAGCTTCATCGCCAAAGAGGCTGAACACATTGAGGGCTTTGCACCCGAATGCGCAGTCGTCACCCATGGAGGAGGCGAGGAGCTGGCTGAAAAGCTCTATGTGCGCCCCACTTCCGAAACCATCATCTGGTCATCCTATAAAAAGTGGATACAATCCTACCGTGACCTGCCGATACTGATCAACCAGTGGGCAAATGTTGTGCGCTGGGAGATGAGAACCCGCCTCTTCCTCCGAACAACCGAGTTTCTCTGGCAGGAGGGCCATACCGCCCATGCCACCCCTGAAGAGTCACAGGAGGAGGTTATGCGCATGATCAATGTCTACAAAACCTTTGCCGAAGAGTATATGGCCATGCCGGTCATTATGGGAAAGAAAACCGACAGCGAAAAGTTTGCCGGTGCAGTGGAAACCTACTGCATTGAAGCGATGATGCAGGATACCAAGGCTCTCCAGGCAGGCACCTCCCACAACCTCGGCCAGAACTTCGCCAAGGCGTTTGACTGCCAGTTCCAGACAAAAGAGAGCACGCTTGACTATGTTTGGGCAACAAGCTGGGGAGTCTCGACACGACTGATCGGCGCATTGATCATGGCCCATTCGGATGACCGCGGTCTGGTGCTGCCGCCGAAACTGGCTACCCGCCAGGTTGTCATCATCCCGATTCTCAGGGGCGACAAAGCTGCCGTCCTTGCAAAGGCCGAGGCCATTGCCGACTCACTGAAACAGAGCGGGATACCTTCCTTTGTTGATGGAAGTGAACAGAACTCCCCAGGATGGAAGTTCGCTGAGTATGAACTGCAGGGTATTCCGATCCGCATTGAGCTCGGCCCGAGAGATATCGAAAACAACATCTGCATTGCCGCACGCCGCGACACCCTTGAAAAAACAGAACTTGCTCTGGACGACACCCTGCCGCTGAAAATCAGTGAAATCCTCAACGGCATTCAGCAGAACCTTTATGACCGGGCGCTCCTCTTCCGTGATGAGAACACCTTTGAAGTAAGGAATTACGATGAGTTCAAAACAGCCATCGAAAAGGGATTTGTAATCGCCCACTGGGACGGCACTGCGGAGACAGAAGCGAAAATCAAGGAGGAGACCAAATCGACCATCCGTGTGCTCCCCGAAGAAGCCGACTACATTGAGCGCTACAATATGCGGACACCGGGCAGCTGTATCTACTCGGGCAAACCCGCTGCTCAGAAAGTTGTTTTTGCCAAAGCCTACTGAGCAGTCCGGTCAGTTACCACAATAAAAATCCCCCGCTCTGTGTGACAGAAGCGGGGGATTTTTTTATGCAATCTGATTGCGGAATAACTATATAGCGAAACCTTGAGCCTTAAGCCTCCTTGAAGAACTCCTTCAACCCGTCATCCGTCGGCTTCATGGTCTTGTCACCCTTGTT belongs to Candidatus Chlorobium masyuteum and includes:
- the proS gene encoding proline--tRNA ligase, with the translated sequence MADKITTRTEDYSQWYIDLVRSAKLADYSDVRGCMVIRPNGYAIWEKMQTALDRMFKETGHVNAYFPLFIPESFIAKEAEHIEGFAPECAVVTHGGGEELAEKLYVRPTSETIIWSSYKKWIQSYRDLPILINQWANVVRWEMRTRLFLRTTEFLWQEGHTAHATPEESQEEVMRMINVYKTFAEEYMAMPVIMGKKTDSEKFAGAVETYCIEAMMQDTKALQAGTSHNLGQNFAKAFDCQFQTKESTLDYVWATSWGVSTRLIGALIMAHSDDRGLVLPPKLATRQVVIIPILRGDKAAVLAKAEAIADSLKQSGIPSFVDGSEQNSPGWKFAEYELQGIPIRIELGPRDIENNICIAARRDTLEKTELALDDTLPLKISEILNGIQQNLYDRALLFRDENTFEVRNYDEFKTAIEKGFVIAHWDGTAETEAKIKEETKSTIRVLPEEADYIERYNMRTPGSCIYSGKPAAQKVVFAKAY
- a CDS encoding DUF4412 domain-containing protein; amino-acid sequence: MKKILLLLLIILSLCSAAPASAAAKFTGVMDMSLKLPSGSALVTYTFGSGTQRMDMLMRMNKIPEPLKTSVITRASSPDQAYIINHEAKNYTIVNLKTAAENSLLLDFDTNYKLARLGKQVIKGYTCEHISLTSTTEKLELWVTRDLGDFSTFRILQSQNPRLSNTSLSQTLKNAGIEGFPVRIIQKNDNGLYVLDLVRIQPKAVAASEFAVPSGYVKVENNQKPLGTQQKAHLKNLMEKMKKFEK